The stretch of DNA TAGTACCTTGCAAGTTTCTATATGAAAGGAAGAAGAAAAATGAAAAAGGTTGTAGCATTGACGGGAATAGTATTAGTTGTTCTAATCGTAATTGTTTATATAAATAAACTATATTATCCATCTCTTCCGATAGATGGTGTATCGGCTAAAGAAGTTATTAATAAACTACAAAAATCGGACAGTAAATTTGTACAAATTGCAGAAAAGGATAATCTAGTATGGTATATAACACCTACTGAGAACCAGGGCATTTTAGTTGCAGATGAACGAATCATAAAGTTTCTGGAGTCTAGCGGCTGGATTTTTAAAGAAAAAGAAGGTAGTGGTTTGTTTTTTGAACAAGATGGTGAAAGAAAAATCGTAACTACTGAAATGTGGACTGGAAAATATGTGCTCGTTAAAGTTCCAAAATAAACATAAAGTAATATTTCACTAGTGTCAGAGACGCGTTCTTCTTAATCATTCAATGCCCTAACTTAAAGAATATCCTTATTTTGGATAGTAGTGTAAAAATTGGGTAAGATAACAAGGATATTTTTAAGGAGGTTATTATTTTGGCTGAGAATAAAGAGAACAATGTCTCAAACGATGATCAAAATCGTGAAACGTTAACAACACGCCAAGGGCACCCAGTGTTTGATAATCAGAACATACGAACTATTGGAGACCGTGGTCCAGCAACACTCGAGAATTATCATTTTATTGAAAAAATATCCCATTTCGATCGTGAAGAAGTGCCAGAGCGAGTGGTGCACGCGCGGGGAACTGGAGCGTTTGGCTATTTTGAAACGTACGGAAAAGTTGGCGATGAACCAGTTGAAAAGTATACTCGTGCTAAAGTATTTTCAGGAGCGGGAAAGAAAACGCCATTAATGGTTCGCTTTTCAACAGTAGCTGGTGCGAAAGATTCACCTGAAACGGCAAGAGATCCACGTGGTTTTGCTGTGAAAATGTACACGGAGGATGGCAACTGGGATTTAGTCGGGAACAATCTTAAAATCTTCTTTATCCGCGATGCGATGAAGTTCCCTGATATGATTCACGCGTTTAAAGCTGACCCAGTTTCGAACGTGCCAAATCCGCAACGGATGTTTGATTTCGTTTCCAAGACACCTGAAGCTACACATATGATTACGTTCCTTTTCTCACCGTGGGGAATTCCTGCTACATACCGTCACATGCAAGGGTCTGGAGTTAATACTTATAAATGGGTGAATGCGGAGGGCGAGGCTGTTCTTGTAAAATATCATTGGGAGCCGAAGCAAGGTATTCGCAATTTAACGCAAGAAGAGGCAGAGGCGATTCAAGCAAAAAATGTTGGTCATGCAACTCAAGATTTGTTTGAAGCAATTGAGCGCGGTGAGTATCCGGAATGGGAATTGTTTGTACAGATCATGGAGGATGATTACCACCCAGAGCTCGATTTTGACCCACTTGATGATACGAAACTTTGGCCAGAGGATAAGTTTCCGTGGTTACCAGTAGGACGGATGGTATTAGATCGTAATCCGAAAGATTTTCATGCAGAAATCGAACAAGCAGCCTTTGGTACAGGTGTTCTTGTAGATGGAATGGATTTTTCGGATGATAAAATGCTGCAAGGTCGTACTTTTTCCTATTCCGATACGCAGCGATATCGCGTTGGTGCGAACTACTTACAATTACCTGTGAACGCGCCTAAAACAGAGGTACATACGAATCAACAACGTGGGCAAATGGATCAACGTAGTCCAGAAGAATTTGGGGATAATCCACATATTAACTATGAACCGTCGATGCTTGGTGGCCTTAAGGAAGCAGATACAACGGGTCGTGCTCCACACCGACCAACGTATAATGCTGCGGCGATGACGGCACCAATTGATCGTCCTAATAACTATGGGCAAGCAGGTCATACGTACCGTAGTTTAGAGGATTGGGAACGAGACGAGCTTATTAAAAACTTATCAGATGCATTAGCGGTTTGTGACAAAAAAATTCAAGAGGCGATGATTGAGCATTTCACAAAAGCTGATGAGGAGTATGGGCGTCGCGTTCAAGAAGGTATTGCAAAGAAAATGAAAGAATTAGAAGCGATGCATCAAGAAGACCTTGTTCCTGGTCGTGAAGCAGGGCATACGAAATTTGGTCAAGGCACATTAGATGCAAACGAAGCTACTAAGGATGCTGTAAAGAAAAGTCACGAAGCAGATCCATATTAATAAATTCATAAAAAGGCTATCCAGATTGGGTGAGAACATCTGGTAGCCTCTTTTTATTTATCTGTATCATTAAATGTAAGTAATATTTTTTTTACTTCCAACATAATTTCATCTACATTTTTATAGGCAGCATCGGATCTGAATAGCTTTCGAATTAGTCGTTTTGTATCCTCCTGTATTTCTAATTCTTGCTCCCAACACCGCTCCATTTTAGAAGTAGGCTCAAACGTAGAGTATAGTAAAAATAAGAGAAAGTGACCTAGCGATTCGAAATCTTTTGTGAGAGCACTTTCCTTGTTATGAACTGCAAGTCCAAAATCAATGATATATAAACGATTGAGGTTCTTAATAATATTCGGAAGCCGCAAATCTTGATGGTTGATTTGCTTGGAATGAATGTATTTTACGATGTTTAACACTTGTGAAAATATGGTTAAGCTTTCGTGTTCATTATACTTTTGGCCATCGCTTAGCACTAGGTCTTCGAAGTTTTTTCCTTCTATATATTCCATCACAAGATAGGATCTTTTCTTCTCAGTAAAAATATCGATAAATTTAGGAATGGAAGGGTGTTGAAGAGATGCCAGAAATTCTGCTTCTTTAACAAGCATATTCCTACTATTCTTTTTCCATCTAACTCTATTCTGTTTTACTACGACTATATTTCTACTTGTTTGATCGAGAGCTAAATAAGTTAAGCCGTAACTACCTTGACCGATGAATTCTTTTAAAATGTAACGTTCATGTAGTAGTGTACCGTTTTTAAATGTTCTATTTAGCATTACACTCAACTACTACTGTATGATTTGAAGAAAGATTTGCGCTTCTTTTTATAGTATTTATGTCCGTAATGATAGCCTTTCTTATGGTAGCCACTACTTGAATAACGCTTGTAGCCTGATTTACTTTTAAGTACTTTTTTTAATATTTTTTTTAACATGTTTGTTCCTCTTTTCTAATAGAATAAAAAAAACACTCTACCAGATGGTAAAGTGCATAGAATAAGACCTTTACCATGGAGGCAAAGGTCTTGCTAACAACATTGGTTGCCAAATAAGCCGAGGAGCACAACTCCTGTAATGACGACTTCATTTGTAAAAGCTACTCCCCTTTGGAGTGTTTAATTGTATAATTATAGTATCAAGTGGCAAAGGTTTTTTCAAGAAAAATGAATTGGATAAGTTGTAAAAACCATGGAAGAGAACCGTTTATTTAACGATTATTGCGGTATATACATACTATAAACTACATGAAGTGTGCTGAAGAAAAAAGGAGGAGATAGAGTGGACGTATTGAAGGCAATTAGAACACGAAGAAGCTTTGGTCTTGTAAAGGATGAAAAAATAGATAGAGAGATAATAGAACAAATATTAGAAGCTGGAACTTGGGCTCCATGTCATTATCGAACAGAACCGTGGCGTTTTTTTGTTCTAGAAGGAGAAGGAAGAAAGAAACTTGGTGAGGTATTAGAGCAAATAGCAAAAAATAATGGTGAAGAGGATGAAATAAAGCTAGAGAAAACAAGAGCAAAACCATTACGAGCACCACTAATTATTACAGTAGCTGTAGAACCAAGTGATCACCCGGAAGCTCTCCATTTAGAAGAAATCGGTGCTGTATATGCAGCAATCCAAAATATGTTGTTAGCGGCGCATAGCTTAGGATTAGCAAGTATTTGGAGAACAGGGAAACCGACTTATGATCCTTTAATGAAACAATTTTTCGGTTTGTCGGAAGATGGAGAAGTCCTAGGCTTTCTTTATATTGGTTATCCAAAACGTTACATGCCTGATGGAAAGAGAAAGTCATTTGAAGACGTGACGAAGTGGATAAATTAAATATAAGAGGAACAGAAAAGACAGAAACATAAAAACAGGGCCAACTATATTTAGTTAGCCCTTGTTTTGTTTATGATTTTAATAGATTAAACTTTTTTCTTCCCAATTCCGTCATACGGTGCCACTTTCTAAGGAGGTTGTTGTACTTGGGGATTTTTTTATAATTATCAGGAGCTTCAATAGGATCATTCATGCCATTCACTATTAACGTTAATTTGAATCGTCGGTCAGGTTCATCGATATAGTAGGAGCCAATTTTAAAGATGTCAGCTTTGGAAAAAAGGTCATGCAGGCGTAGGTTGAGTTGGCGAAACGTCTCCATATCCACATCTCTTGTATAGCCAATATTTATAATGAGTTGTTTTCCATCGAAAAAATCTTCTGGTAAATATGGTGTCGTGATTAAATATTTCAATGGTTGATCTAACGAATCACCTTCAACCGTATGTATAAATAATGGTCCTTCGTATTGGTTAACAAATGATTTAATATCGTGTAAGTCAATATTCATATCACCTGTTTTGTCAATCAGTTGCAAAAGAGAGTCGATTGTGTAGTCTTCGATAGAATTAAAAATCATTAATGCATCACGAATAGGTGTACTACTGTCGATCATGTTCATTAAAGAATCACTATGAAAATACATAACTGCATCACAAAGTTCTTTCATTCTAAAATATTGGCACGCAGCTGTATGAGTTCGTTTTTTTCCTTCAAACGCAAACGGAAAGCGGAATACACCAATGAGTAATTTGTCTTTCTCTTTTAAAGAATGTAGATGGTTCACTAATTCTTCTGTCTCACTCGCGTTACCGCCAATAAATCGTACAAAGGATAAATGATCGGATTCGAGGATCGTTTCAACAGGCTTGTCCAATGAAAAAGAGTCACGCTGACAAATTCTTTCAATAGTTTGCATAATACCTTCTCCTATATCGATTTTTTTCCATTATATAAAAATCACGGAGAAAATAATGTCATATGCTGTTATAAAAAACAACTATTTTTGTAGAAAGGTTGAAATGTTCTAAAATATACTTATATTTTCAGTTCGTGAACGGTAAAAAAGCGATATATAAAAGAATAAAAACCTTCCTTTATCTAACGCTTAATGATTACCGGATATTCATCTTTCTAATGTCGTAACATCGGAATGGCTACGCTGTTTTCATCTTTTAATGAAAAATGTACTTCTTTCTGCTTATTAATGGAAGCAAAAAAGACTTTATGAAGCTCGTGTACTCCATGATTGGCCAACTGCTGTCTTAACCAAGCTTCGTCTAATTGGAATTCAGCTAAAACGTCTCTATATACAGTTCCTTCCATAATAACAGGAAGTGCTAGCGTAGAAGTAGGCTTTTGGATGTTCATATCTTCACGAGTAACTGTGTTTTTTTCAGGCTTTTTAAGAACGCTTAATGCCCCGTTTGGCTCAATAATCGCCGTTTCCACTTCGTTAATGTCAAAAACATCTTTTTCTCGAAGCATTTGCAATATGTTATCCATTGAATAGCGCTCTTTTTTCATATGTTTGTCGATAAACTTCCCATCTTGAATGACGATAGTTGGCTCAAAGGTTAGCAATCTCCCTACTTTTCGATTTGCAATTTTCCACCGTGCGATGAGACGCTGGAAAATTGCAACCGTAACAATAGCGATCGCAGTCGGGAGATGGTGAATGCTAGGATCGGCAATATCTGCACCAACGATAGCACCTAATATAACAATAATTAGGAAGTCAAATATCGGAAGCTCTCCAATCGCTCGCTTTCCCATAAACAACGTCATGAGTAATAGAAGAGGTAGAATGGTAATAATACGTCCGAAAATTAATAGTTGCTCCTGTAAAAATTCCAAAATAAAGTGCTCCCTTCCACGATAGATATGTAGCTTGAGTTCATTAATAACCCATTTTTGCCATATGGAAGGGGAACGATACTTTTCAAAGGGCATTATCTATTTAATTATTTAATTATATTCACTTTGCAACAACCCCATATGAACTATGTCATGCCATTGTCCATTTCTAAATAGAGCTTGTCGGCTAACACCTTCTTGTTGGAAGCCAATTTTTTGGTATAAGCTAATTGCTTTTTCGTTAAAGGAAAACACGCGTAACGAAACACGGTGTAAATTCAGTTCAAGGAAGGCATAGTCCAGTAATAGCTTTAACGCTTCCTTTCCATATCCATGCCCCCAATACTCTTTATCCCCAATATCAATAATACATTCCGCATTTCTGTTCTTTAGGTCGATGTTGATGAGAGAGGTGATACCAATCGCTTTTTCGCTTCTTTTATGGTGAATAATATAGCTTTTCGATGAAGAAGATCCTAAAATTACATTTTCTACAAAACTCTTCGTTTCCTCTAATGAGTACACATCTAACGATGGGTTTGTAGAAATCATGACTTCCATGTTATTTCGCCAAGAGTGGTATAACTCAATATCATCTATACTCATTTTTCTTAAACTAACTCTCTTCGAATTAAACAAAATCTTTTCCTCCTTTTTAAAGACGAATCTATTACACTATGATACCATTAATTGGATAAGTTGGAATGGGTAGTGCTTGCAAACATGAGAGCAAAATCAATATTTATGTTCAAATATATGAAATTTACGAGGGGAGTTCTTTTTATGCACATTAGAAATTCAGCTAAAGCGATAATTATGTCAGATAACAAAGTTTTATTAACGAAAAACGTAGATGATGATGGCTATTTTTATCTGTTTCCTGGTGGGGGTCAGGAGCATGGTGAAACACTTCATGAAACAGTAACGAGAGAGTGCATGGAAGAAATAGGGGAACAAGTGGATGTAGGGAATCTAGTACATATTCGTGAATATATTGGTAAAAATCATGAGTATTCTTCAGTTGATTCAGATTTCCACCAAGTAGAATTTTACTTCGTTTGTACTATTAAACAGGAAGGTTGTACATTGCCAAGTAATCCCGATAGTCATCAAGTGGGGATAGAATGGGTTGCTGTTAACGATTTACAAAATTATAGAATTTACCCAAAGGAATTAACACGATACATGTTGAATCTTTTAATTAATGAAAAATCACCAATTTATTTAGGGGATATTAACTAATAGTGTTCAAGCAAGGAGGAATAAAATTGAACAGTAAAATGTATAAAGTTTGCCTACTAATCTTACTTCTTTTGATAATGGCCGCATGTGGTAAAGGGGAAATAGTAGAAACGATTGAAGTTTTTGTTGTAGAAACTTCCGAAGAAAACGAGGAAGGCATTTACGAAACTACAGGCTATAAAAAGGTGAACGCTATCACTACTACCGAAGAAAGAAAAAACCATATTAAAACCGATATTAAAGCAATCGAAGATTATTACGATACAGAAGGAAACTACATAAAAACTGAAGTGTTTCACTCAAATTTTAAAAGCTCCACTGTCATTGATATAGATAGTGAAATGAATAAAAAAGAAGAACTTAAAACTCCTTCTACTATTTTAATACCGGAAGATAGTTCAACAGATTTTCTATTTAATAATTTGACCGATGAAGAAAAAGAACAAGTGAAAGAGCATGTTTTATCTTTTACAAAAAAGTTATAGGTAATTTAAGCGTTAATCAGTTCCTACGATTAACGCTTTTTTCACGGTTTAAAAATAATTTCAACAAACAATTGAAACAAATGAAAAGGTCACTCGACTTATTAGTAAAGGGGGGGATGGAAGTGAGTAGTGAGTTGGACATTGAAAAGTTGTATGTGCAATATCATAGAGATATTTATCAGTTTGCACTTTATTTCTCCAGCAACAAGCAGGATGCGGAGGATATTACGCAAGAAACGTTTATAAAAGCGATGAAAAATATACATTCATTAAATGATGCTAGCCGGGCGAAATATTGGCTACTTTCCATTACGAAGTATACCGCAATTGACCATTTGCGTAAAAAGAAATTAAGGTCGTTATTACCTAACGTAATAGAGAAGATTTCTAGACAAGAAAATAATGATTCATTGGATGATGGATTACTTTTAAAGGAGAAATGGGAAGAGATTCAAATGGTGCTTTTGAAAATAAAGCCTCATTATCGTAGTTTATTAATACTACGTGGAATACAAGAATTAACGATAAAAGAGACTGCGGACGTGTTAGGTTGCACAGAATTAAAAGTGCGAGTCGATTTTCACCGTGCTGTGAAAGTGTTAAAAAAGGAATTACACATATTGGAAGGAGGGAGTCCAAATGAACAAGAACGAAAATCCATTTCAAGAAGCTAAACAATTACTTCATCCAATAAAAAATAGACCAGATAATGAACCGAATCGTGACTTCGTCCATGAATTACAAAACAGCTTAAAACGAGAGAAATCAAAGAAAAAATATAGATTACAACTTATTCCCGTATTTGCAACTGCATCTGTTCTTCTCATTTTCACGATATTTATTTTATCTTCTAATTTATGGGGAGAAAGTGCCGACCAGGTGGAGAAGGTTTATGCAATCTCGGAAAATTCGAAGCTTACACTAGTAGATACATTTGATTATGGAAGCGAGGACAATCAAATTGGTTTGTATTATGAAGGAATGAATGAAACATTACCAGTTACGGTTAGTAGTTTCGACGTAAGCGGTGGTACCGTTTATATTTTAGATGAAGCGAGATCACAAGTCGTGATAAAAGGTAGTGATGGGGAAATGACTTCATTTCCAATTCAACAAAATGAATCGATTACAGGTAATCTAGAAGATATTTTAGTAAATGATAACGGAGACATATATATTCTCGATTCAATTGAAACGCTCGTTTATCAATACAATTCCGAAGGCGAATTGAAAGAGATATTTGATTTATCCAATATCGATATGTTTTTTCCAGATTCCATCATTGAATTAGAAAACAATGAAATTGCTGTAAGTCAAAGGCAGGAACAGTTTGTTAGTCTAACAACGTTGGATTTAATAGCTAGTGAAGAGGTCCCATTTCATTTTGAACAAGTAAATCGTAAGGAACAAACTTTACAATTAAGAGATGATGAAAAGGGGATAAGCTTATTCTCAAGCTTTGGAATCGGAAATCGGGCAGTTATCGATTTAACAGATAAACATGTTTTATATTCTCAAACTGTGAATCCACCAATAATGGAATCTATTTCAGAAACCCATTTGTATGCCCTTAATAGAGAGGGAGAAATTGTTGGAGGTATCCGCATACCTGAAGAAAGTTTTATGGAAAAACCAGAATTAGTCCAAAAGTATATTAAAACAGATGGCAGTAGCATCTTTCTCCTTATTCCTGAAAAAGAACATGTTGCTCTTTACGAAGTAACGTTAGGGAAGAATTATGAAAGCTTTGTTGAGGAGCAGTTAGAACAAGTAAATATAGGTTTTGAAATAGAAACGTTCGGCGAACCTTTTCCTGAATTAGAAGAGGAATTGAATATTCTATTTCAAAATGGATTAATAGAGTATGGTAATGAGCAATCACTAAATGGGGTAGCTATCGATGAAAATGGCACGGTCGTGATAGACTTTAAAGATTTTCTAGCACCGAGTCCGGCAAGTGCGCAAGCTCAACATTTATACGAAGTGTTGAAGTCTGTAACATTCGAGAAATTTCAAACATAAAACAAATATACTTTCAGTTTGATGGTAGCTTTAGTGCTTGGTGTTATTGGTTAGAAAGTACAGAAGAGCCTTGGAAAAGAACAGATGCGTTACGAGATTCTTTACAAAATCAGTTAATGCAAAAGACTGCTGATGTATTTAAGGATATTGAAAATCTTAACTGGGAAGGGATAGCGGCTCATGTTCACGAAGAGAAAGGATTAATCTTTTCGTTCTATGCGAACTTAGGAAGCTACGATAGTTATGAAGTAAAGTTTACGAAATTAGAGGTTGCTAATTTAGGAGAGGATACTAGATCTTATATTTGGGGCGATGGTTTCGATGAAAAATCCTTTGAATATACACCAAATGATTATGTGAACTCATATCTGCTAAAAGGATATTATTCAAAAGAGGTATTGGATTATTCTGTCATTACTTACAATGAAGCAGCATATGTAAGTGGTGGAATTATAAATACAATTCATGAACATTATCCTGAGGCAATATATGTAGATTATTTTGCTCCTGCTCCAGAGGGGGATGATGATAAGTTTCACCATTGGCAAGCATTACGTTTCGTGTATGAAGAAGTAGAAGGTGAATGGTATTTAATAGCTATTGTTAGAGATGTGTTTAATCCATAGCTTTAGAAAGAGAATGAAAATGCGTTTCTCCTATAAAAGGAAAAACGCATTTTTTGTAGAATTATAGGAGGATAGTATTGAATGATTTTTAAAGGAGAAAAAAGATGACGTTAAACAACTCTGAAGAATATAACGACCCAATTTTGTACGATAAGGAAAATGAAGCATATTTGCCGGAGTTACTCTTACTATTAAAATGGGCAGAAAAGCAGAAAGGGACAATCATTGATATCGCTTGTGGAACAGGAAGAGTCACTATTCCTATCGCAAAAGCGGGCCACAAAGTGATAGGAGTAGACATACATAGTGGAATGTTAGCAGAAGCTCGCAACAAAACTACCAATCTTAATGTTGATATAAATTGGATGGAACAGGACTGTTCTAATCTAAACTTAGGTTTGAAGAGTAATCTCCTATATACAGTTGGGAATTCATTTCAACATTTCCTTACCAATGAGGATCAGGATGGGTTATTGTCTTCCGTAAATAACCATTTAGAAATGAACGGCATTTTCATTTTTGGTACTCGTTTCCCAAGTGCGGAAGAGTTGCTACAACCAACCTCAGAAGAATATTGGCGTTCCTACACGGACAATGAAGCGTTAGTCGATGTGTATACGATCAGCCACTATGATTCGCTTCAGCAAATTCAACACTATACGACGATTCGAAAGTACAAAAACAAAGAAGGACAGATTATTGACGAAAAGAGAACAAACATTAGTTTAAGATACGTATACCCGAAAGAAATGGAAAGAACATTACGTTTGCATGGTTTTGAAATAATAAACGTATATGGTGATTGGAAAGAAACTCCCTTAACGAAAGATAGTCATGAAATGATTTATGTGTGTAAAAAAATTAGATAATCCTCGACTGAAAAAGCTTAAAAGTTTTTTTGTTTCTTGAAACCTTTGTGTAACGAAAGAATGTTAGAGGAGATGGTGTCAATTGTTTACTATTGGTTTTATTGATAATACAGACTTGGCTAATATGTTCATTGTCGTATTTGCTGTTATAAGTTTTTACTATACTCTTACATTTTTTGAAGATTTACGTAAAGAAGATGAACGAGTTATTAAGCAAACTAAGAGGTGGGCTATAATAAACTTTGCTTTAGCAATAATTATCTTAACCTTTAAATAGGTTCAGGGGAGGTACAATGAAAAAGATTATTATCATTGGCTCTGGAGGAGCGGGAAAATCTACATTGGCAAAACATCTAGGTGAAAAATTAGGAATAAAGGTTTTTCATCTAGATGCATTGTTGTGGAAACCGAATTGGGTTGGTGTTCCGAGAGAGGAACAAATCCAGGTTCAAAATGAATTAGTAAAAAATGAACAATGGATTATTGACGGCAACTACGGTGCGACGATGGATATAAGACTTCAAGCGGCCGATACAATAATTCTGCTCGATTATCATCGAACGATTTGTGTTTACCGTGCTTTTAAAAGAATGGTAAAATACCGTAAAAAAACAAGACCAGATATGGGAGAAGGCTGCGAAGAAAGGATAGATTTTTCATTTATAAAATGGATTTGGAACTATCCAAAAACGAAAAGACCCGAAGTGATAAATAAGCTTAAGCAATTATCAAAAGAGAAAAATGTCATCGTTTTAAAGACACCGAGGGAAACAAGGAAGTTTTTACAAACATTAAAATAAGGTAGTGATAAAAAGCTGTTGATAATTCAACGGCTTTTTATCTTTGATAGGGCTATATCTCAGCATATAATTTACATTTTAGTAAAGTATAACAATTATTAATGAGAAACGTTACGTTTGTCATCGAGCTCGCGACAAAGTTAGTTTTCCTTTACGTTGAATAACAGTCTACAGCTATTCTATCATTATAAATGAGT from Sutcliffiella cohnii encodes:
- a CDS encoding catalase gives rise to the protein MAENKENNVSNDDQNRETLTTRQGHPVFDNQNIRTIGDRGPATLENYHFIEKISHFDREEVPERVVHARGTGAFGYFETYGKVGDEPVEKYTRAKVFSGAGKKTPLMVRFSTVAGAKDSPETARDPRGFAVKMYTEDGNWDLVGNNLKIFFIRDAMKFPDMIHAFKADPVSNVPNPQRMFDFVSKTPEATHMITFLFSPWGIPATYRHMQGSGVNTYKWVNAEGEAVLVKYHWEPKQGIRNLTQEEAEAIQAKNVGHATQDLFEAIERGEYPEWELFVQIMEDDYHPELDFDPLDDTKLWPEDKFPWLPVGRMVLDRNPKDFHAEIEQAAFGTGVLVDGMDFSDDKMLQGRTFSYSDTQRYRVGANYLQLPVNAPKTEVHTNQQRGQMDQRSPEEFGDNPHINYEPSMLGGLKEADTTGRAPHRPTYNAAAMTAPIDRPNNYGQAGHTYRSLEDWERDELIKNLSDALAVCDKKIQEAMIEHFTKADEEYGRRVQEGIAKKMKELEAMHQEDLVPGREAGHTKFGQGTLDANEATKDAVKKSHEADPY
- a CDS encoding serine/threonine protein kinase produces the protein MLNRTFKNGTLLHERYILKEFIGQGSYGLTYLALDQTSRNIVVVKQNRVRWKKNSRNMLVKEAEFLASLQHPSIPKFIDIFTEKKRSYLVMEYIEGKNFEDLVLSDGQKYNEHESLTIFSQVLNIVKYIHSKQINHQDLRLPNIIKNLNRLYIIDFGLAVHNKESALTKDFESLGHFLLFLLYSTFEPTSKMERCWEQELEIQEDTKRLIRKLFRSDAAYKNVDEIMLEVKKILLTFNDTDK
- a CDS encoding nitroreductase family protein, giving the protein MDVLKAIRTRRSFGLVKDEKIDREIIEQILEAGTWAPCHYRTEPWRFFVLEGEGRKKLGEVLEQIAKNNGEEDEIKLEKTRAKPLRAPLIITVAVEPSDHPEALHLEEIGAVYAAIQNMLLAAHSLGLASIWRTGKPTYDPLMKQFFGLSEDGEVLGFLYIGYPKRYMPDGKRKSFEDVTKWIN
- a CDS encoding cell division protein FtsZ, with translation MQTIERICQRDSFSLDKPVETILESDHLSFVRFIGGNASETEELVNHLHSLKEKDKLLIGVFRFPFAFEGKKRTHTAACQYFRMKELCDAVMYFHSDSLMNMIDSSTPIRDALMIFNSIEDYTIDSLLQLIDKTGDMNIDLHDIKSFVNQYEGPLFIHTVEGDSLDQPLKYLITTPYLPEDFFDGKQLIINIGYTRDVDMETFRQLNLRLHDLFSKADIFKIGSYYIDEPDRRFKLTLIVNGMNDPIEAPDNYKKIPKYNNLLRKWHRMTELGRKKFNLLKS
- a CDS encoding DUF421 domain-containing protein yields the protein MLEFLQEQLLIFGRIITILPLLLLMTLFMGKRAIGELPIFDFLIIVILGAIVGADIADPSIHHLPTAIAIVTVAIFQRLIARWKIANRKVGRLLTFEPTIVIQDGKFIDKHMKKERYSMDNILQMLREKDVFDINEVETAIIEPNGALSVLKKPEKNTVTREDMNIQKPTSTLALPVIMEGTVYRDVLAEFQLDEAWLRQQLANHGVHELHKVFFASINKQKEVHFSLKDENSVAIPMLRH
- a CDS encoding GNAT family N-acetyltransferase, whose amino-acid sequence is MLFNSKRVSLRKMSIDDIELYHSWRNNMEVMISTNPSLDVYSLEETKSFVENVILGSSSSKSYIIHHKRSEKAIGITSLINIDLKNRNAECIIDIGDKEYWGHGYGKEALKLLLDYAFLELNLHRVSLRVFSFNEKAISLYQKIGFQQEGVSRQALFRNGQWHDIVHMGLLQSEYN
- a CDS encoding NUDIX domain-containing protein; protein product: MHIRNSAKAIIMSDNKVLLTKNVDDDGYFYLFPGGGQEHGETLHETVTRECMEEIGEQVDVGNLVHIREYIGKNHEYSSVDSDFHQVEFYFVCTIKQEGCTLPSNPDSHQVGIEWVAVNDLQNYRIYPKELTRYMLNLLINEKSPIYLGDIN
- a CDS encoding RNA polymerase sigma factor; the encoded protein is MSSELDIEKLYVQYHRDIYQFALYFSSNKQDAEDITQETFIKAMKNIHSLNDASRAKYWLLSITKYTAIDHLRKKKLRSLLPNVIEKISRQENNDSLDDGLLLKEKWEEIQMVLLKIKPHYRSLLILRGIQELTIKETADVLGCTELKVRVDFHRAVKVLKKELHILEGGSPNEQERKSISRS
- a CDS encoding class I SAM-dependent methyltransferase, translating into MTLNNSEEYNDPILYDKENEAYLPELLLLLKWAEKQKGTIIDIACGTGRVTIPIAKAGHKVIGVDIHSGMLAEARNKTTNLNVDINWMEQDCSNLNLGLKSNLLYTVGNSFQHFLTNEDQDGLLSSVNNHLEMNGIFIFGTRFPSAEELLQPTSEEYWRSYTDNEALVDVYTISHYDSLQQIQHYTTIRKYKNKEGQIIDEKRTNISLRYVYPKEMERTLRLHGFEIINVYGDWKETPLTKDSHEMIYVCKKIR
- a CDS encoding DNA topology modulation protein codes for the protein MKKIIIIGSGGAGKSTLAKHLGEKLGIKVFHLDALLWKPNWVGVPREEQIQVQNELVKNEQWIIDGNYGATMDIRLQAADTIILLDYHRTICVYRAFKRMVKYRKKTRPDMGEGCEERIDFSFIKWIWNYPKTKRPEVINKLKQLSKEKNVIVLKTPRETRKFLQTLK